The proteins below are encoded in one region of Myxocyprinus asiaticus isolate MX2 ecotype Aquarium Trade chromosome 13, UBuf_Myxa_2, whole genome shotgun sequence:
- the zmp:0000000912 gene encoding LOW QUALITY PROTEIN: interferon-induced very large GTPase 1 (The sequence of the model RefSeq protein was modified relative to this genomic sequence to represent the inferred CDS: inserted 8 bases in 6 codons; deleted 1 base in 1 codon; substituted 4 bases at 4 genomic stop codons) — protein MVRKSKVKDNACRVAGLNQHEDNEYIKSENIKQIIDRLILLSKYRSKLKSQDFLQVTAPSLQRHEPCQEGNLVQTFIQGLLNMDYRARYISLTEEKREVCTRRSMVSYKGEGNTFENIFKRSAPVDEMSKRHHVHPINIQMVVFLCADNFLRQLMVTKLSQCQYALPCLCXNPFTKEIEFPLWTFCLIKKSWKLCEKNISKNQSIYKAATPMVAFFRFSAVSTSKSELINNLINEQHETFFHRNCCGSSKSHLLVDRVVVIAWYCPSGEKTDKFMDCVAFCNLHGDAQANKTQQKILIKESSINVVVLPNLEQTGNCMTVVDXLFKSTKPLICLLTENDSGVTEVQKGKYTIGLIHRNKSDVSEELRRTIKECLSKPLSLFKLGNVVNHSGISVDENDDDCRRGKETAEQMIRILETKDPSKIKETFLPCQGKLWHDWCLKNKELHRPQGDNIEMHNSQIQTEIHQIREQQRSVDLSIFMKLFIETLDSXNADEKMYFLKWLGILLDEITSEDLSALHHEYDEKWSKVLDLKKKHDKSQQLTEEQTQLEKLSEKLNAATFGLEHILREIGQIYESCESVKNKEAGCQLNVSSLPRFAAELMISGYPLELMDGDAAHVPLIWVKAVLDELIKILGDQRVFVLSVLGIQSSGKSTMLNAMFGLQFAVSAGRCTRGAFIQLDYLLIIDIEGLGALELAGRSTINHDNEMATFVVGLENMTLINIFGENPAEMQDILQIVVQAFLRMKKVQLNXFVHQNVGDITAGEKNMVGKRCLQEKLDEMAQLTAKEEVCNAECFSDVIGFDIKNDVRXFAQLWEGSPPMAPPNRCYSENVQELKNTILSHASCCNGIMLAQFKDRIGDLWNALMNENIVFSFKNTLEIVTYRKLEEEYGKWTWSLRSAMLEIEDKLHNRINNKQLHKIEKRDLENEIAKTTEEVKISMKHYFEEHKEKMLIQWRPKFQEKIRHLHGELVREAKSKLDNIIHQRESLTKLDGEKTLHERKLFEKSKELAFSLKQKDLNENELKRQFDSVWSKWVSELTDVPSFKEISIEXIITLLNEMHEAALVRDRLNTFRNXEVLDYTIYVNPIKKFCKKPAATQPLPPEDQESIKQLMHNTFRQTENKVKSKSVAQLGYNPSYVQKIAELVKTAVRNHTCMSTKYXFKKEFTVDLTLFVCELAGVRFAELHQVFREANDPFIYLEKNKPVYYSVFLAFCRGATSAAVFGVLICSELKEPIFHGVYNKTAKDLSGEMQTNIPAFKXNRSNLEKHILKALAEEENFSKFTEYINYPREHFENLIECEVKAYITEGNSKALAMIKGNIRHKEQYVITAAETATANVMGNVGDANMWPEVFSYCMKDELEYNKEHLTGNSSQDITDFEFLEAVVXKELRPITEELNRILEKPSDIKMEMFREKPYEIY, from the exons GTTAAAGATAATGCTTGTAGAGTAGCGGGACTAAACCAACATGAAGACAATGAATACATCAAGAGTGAAAACATCAAGCAAATCATCGATAGACTCATTCTCTTGAGCAAGTACCGGAGCAAACTGAAGTCACAAGACTTTCTGCAAGTAACTGCACCTTCATTACAGAGGCATGAACCTTGTCAAGAGGGAAACTTGGTTCAAACATTTATACAAGGACTCCTAAATATGGATTACAGAGCAAGATACATTTCATTGACAGAAGAAAAAAGAGAGGTATGCACACGAAGGAGCATGGTGTCATATAAAGGAGAGGGCAACACTTTTGAGAACATTTTCAAGAGGTCTGCACCTGTTGATGAAATGAGTAAAAGACACCATGTTCACCCAATAAACATTCAGATGGTAGTGTTTCTCTGTGCAGACAATTTCCTTCGCCAGCTCATGGTaacaaaactctcacagtgtCAGTATGCTCTTCCTTGTTTGT TCAATCCTTTCACTAAAGAGATAGAATTTCCCTTGTGGACCTTTTGCCTAATCAAGAAGAGCTGGAAATTATGTGAAAAAAACATCAGCAAAAACCAGTCAATATACAAGGCAGCAACACCTATGGTTGCATTTTTCAGGTTTTCAGCAGTttctacatccaaatcc gaattAATAAACAATCTGATCAATGAACAACATGAAACGTTCTTTCACAGGAACTGCTGTGGAAGTAGCAAATCTCATCTGCTGGTGGACAGAGTGGTTGTGATCGCCTGGTACTGCCCCTCTGGAGAGAAAACAGATAAATTCATGGATTGTGTTGCTTTCTGTAATCTACATGGTGATGCACAAGCTAATAAGACACAGCAAAAAATTCTGATAAAAGAGTCCTCAATAAATGTGGTTGTTTTACCAAATCTTGAACAGACTGGCAATTGCATGACAGTAGTGGACTGACTCTTTAAGAGCACAAAGCCACTCATTTGCCTTCTGACTGAAAATGACTCAGGTGTCACCGAGGTGCAGAAAGGCAAATACACAATTGGCTTGATACACAGAAATAAATCAGATGTATCTGAGGAACTCAGAAGAACCATCAAAGAGTGTCTCTCAAAACCACTATCACTTTTTAAACTTGGGAATGTCGTCAATCATTCAGGAATCAGTGTGGATGAGAATGATGATGACTGCAGGAGAGGAAAAGAGACAGCAGAGCAGATGATCAGAATACTAGAGACAAAGGACCCATCTAAAATCAAAGAAACATTTCTGCCTTGTCAGGGAAAATTGTGGCATGACTGGTGTTTAAAGAACAAAGAACTACATCGACCTCAAGGGGATAACATTGAAATGCATAATAGTCAAATACAAACAGAAATTCATCAAATCCGTGAACAGCAGAGATCTGTTGATCTCAGTATATTTATGAAGTTGTTTATTGAAACACTTGACTCCTGAAATGCTGATGAGAAGATGTATTTCCTTAAATGGTTAGGGATCCTCCTGGATGAGATTACTTCAGAAGACCTCTCCGCTCTTCATCATGAGTATGATGAAAAGTGGTCAAAGGTCTTGGATTTGAAAAAGAAACATGATAAATCTCAGCAACTGACAGAAGAACAAACACAACTTGAGAAGCTTTCGGAAAAACTGAATGCAGCAACATTTGGCTTGGAACATATTCTACGAGAGATTGGCCAGATATATGAATCGTGTGAATCTGTGAAGAATAAAGAGGCTGGATGCCAATTAAATGTCAGTTCTCTCCCACGGTTTGCTGCAGAGCTCATGATCTCTGGATACCCACTGGAACTGATGGATGGTGATGCAGCTCATGTTCCTCTGATTTGGGTTAAAGCTGTTCTAGATGAACTTATCAAAATACTAGGAGACCAGAGAGTCTTTGTGTTGTCTGTTTTAGGGATTCAGAGTTCTGGGAAATCCACCATGCTAAATGCCATGTTTGGACTGCAGTTTGCAGTCAGTGCAGGTAGGTGCACCAGAGGAGCTTTCATACAGCTTGACTACCTTCTTATCATTGATATTGAGGGGCTCGGCGCTTTGGAATTGGCTGGCAGGTCAACAATAAATCATGATAACGAAATGGCAACATTTGTGGTCGGCCTTGAAAATATGACCCTGATCAACATCTTTGGTGAGAATCCAGCTGAGATGCAGGACATCCTCCAGATTGTTGTTCAAGCCttcctgaggatgaagaaggTACAACTGAA GTTTGTGCATCAGAATGTTGGAGACATCACAGCAGGTGAGAAGAACATGGTAGGGAAAAGGTGCTTACAGGAGAAACTAGATGAGATGGCTCAGCTCACTGCCAAAGAGGAAGTTTGTAATGCGGAATGTTTCAGTGATGTCATTGGGTTTGATATAAAGAATGATGTGCGGTAATTTGCCCAGCTCTGGGAGGGCAGCCCACCTATGGCTCCACCCAATCGGTGCTACAGTGAAAATGTACAGGAGCTTAAGAACACCATTCTTTCCCATGCATCATGCTGTAATGGTATTATGCTGGCACAATTCAAAGATCGTATTGGAGATCTCTGGAATGCACTTATGaatgaaaacattgttttcagcTTTAAGAATACTTTGGAAATTGTGACATATAGGAAATTAGAGGAGGAGTATGGAAAGTGGACCTGGAGTCTCAGGAGTGCCATGCTGGAGATTGAAGACAAATTGCACAACAGGATTAACAACAAGCAACTGCATAAAATTGAGAAAAGAGACCTGGAAAATGAGATTGCAAAGACCACTGAAGAAGTGAAAATCTCCATGAAACATTACTTCGAAGAACACAAAGAGAAGATGTTGATACAATGGAGACCGAAATTTCAAGAGAAAATCAGGCATCTACATGGGGAGCTTGTGAGAGAGGCAAAAAGCAAATTAGATAACATAATCCATCAAAGAGAATCTCTCACCAAACTTGATGGGGAGAAAACTCTACATGAGCGAAAACTCTTTGAGAAGAGCAAAGAGCTTGCTTTCAGTCTCAAACAAAAAGATCTCAATGAGAATGAATTGAAGAGACAGTTTGATTCAGTGTGGAGTAAATGGGTCTCTGAGTTGACAGATGTTCCATCTTTTAAAGAAATCAGCATAGA AATCATTACATTACTAAATGAAATGCATGAAGCAGCACTTGTACGTGACAgattaaatacatttagaa atgAGGTGCTTGATTACACAATTTATGTAAATCCCATCAAAAAATTCTGCAAAAAACCTGCTGCGACTCAACCACTACCACCTGAGGACCAAGAGTCAATAAAACAACTAATGCACAACACCTTTCGTCAAACAGAGAACAAGGTTAAGTCAAAATCAGTTGCACAGCTTGGTTACAATCCAAGCTACGTTCAAAAAATTGCAGAGCTTGTCAAAACGGCTGTAAGAAACCACACATGTATGTCCACAAAATATTAATTCAAGAAGGAGTTCACAGTGGATTTGACGCTCTTTGTGTGCGAGTTGGCCGGTGTGAGGTTTGCAGAACTCCATCAGGTTTTCAGGGAAGCAAATGATCCCTTTATTTACTTGGAGAAAAATAAACCAGTGTACTACAGTGTGTTCCTGGCATTCTGCAGAGGTGCAACATCTGCTGCAGTATTTGGAGTCTTGATATGTAGTGAACTGAAAGAACCCATTTTTCATGGCGTCTACAACAAGACTGCAAAAGACCTGTCAGGAGAGATGCAGACAAATATTCCAGCATTCA GCAACAGGTCAAACCTGGAGAAACACATTCTGAAAGCTCTAGCAGAAGAGGAGAACTTTAGCAAGTTCACAGAGTACATTAATTATCCCAGGGAACACTTTGAAAATTTAATCGAATGTGAAGTTAAAGCATACATTACAGAGGGGAACTCAAAAGCTCTTGCAATGATTAAAGGGAATATAAGGCACAAGGAGCAATATGTTATCACAGCTGCTGAAACAGCAACAGCTAATGTCATGGGGAAC gtaggcg ATGCAAATATGTGGCCCGAAGTATTTTCATACTGCATGAAAGATGAGCTTGAGTACAATAAAGAACACCTCACTGGTAATAGCTCTCAGGACATCACTGACTTTGAATTTCTGGAAGCGGTTG AAAAAGAACTTCGCCCCATTACAGAAGAGTTGAACAGAATCCTAGAGAAACCCTCTGATATCAAAATGGAAATGTTCAGGGAAAAGCCATATGAGATTTATTAA